Proteins from one Ketobacter alkanivorans genomic window:
- the ffh gene encoding signal recognition particle protein: MFDNLTERLSTSLRNVTGKARLTEDNIKETLREVRMALLEADVALPVVKDFIDKVKERAVGQEVMKSLSPGQVFIKIVNQELVHMMGDANDALKLNVQPPAVVLMAGLQGAGKTTTVGKLAKYLKEREKKKVLVTSADIYRPAAIKQLETLAGDVGALFVSSSTEENPVDIANRAIAEARKLHADVVIIDTAGRLAIDEEMMNEIKALHAAIKPVETLFVVDAMTGQDAANTAKAFNDALPLTGVVLTKADGDARGGAALSVRHITGKPIKFIGMGEKTDALEPFYPDRIASRILGMGDVLSLVEEAERKLDKDKADKLAKKLKKGKGFDLEDLLEQFQQMKKLGGMAGMLDKLPGMGGMAQMAQQGGVADKELTKMEAIIYSMTAHERRFPDVINGSRKKRIAAGSGTQIPDINRVLKQHKQMQKMMKKLSGKGGMKNMMRGMKGMMGGGGFPGGGMPPFKM; this comes from the coding sequence ATGTTTGATAACCTGACCGAACGACTCAGTACCAGCCTGCGCAATGTGACAGGCAAGGCTCGTCTCACCGAGGACAATATAAAAGAGACCCTGCGGGAAGTCAGAATGGCCTTGCTGGAGGCAGATGTTGCCTTGCCAGTGGTGAAAGATTTCATAGATAAGGTTAAAGAACGTGCAGTAGGGCAGGAGGTGATGAAAAGCCTCAGCCCAGGCCAGGTCTTCATCAAAATAGTGAATCAGGAGCTGGTTCACATGATGGGTGACGCTAACGACGCCCTGAAATTGAACGTGCAGCCACCGGCTGTGGTGCTGATGGCGGGTCTGCAGGGTGCAGGTAAAACCACCACGGTGGGCAAGCTTGCCAAATATTTGAAAGAGCGGGAAAAGAAAAAAGTACTGGTCACCAGTGCTGATATCTACCGTCCGGCAGCGATCAAGCAGTTGGAAACCCTGGCTGGCGATGTCGGCGCACTATTTGTGTCGTCCAGCACAGAAGAAAACCCCGTTGACATTGCCAACCGTGCTATCGCCGAAGCCCGTAAATTGCACGCCGATGTGGTGATCATCGATACCGCCGGTCGTCTCGCCATCGATGAAGAGATGATGAACGAGATCAAGGCCCTGCACGCTGCCATCAAACCGGTGGAAACCCTGTTTGTGGTGGATGCCATGACCGGTCAGGATGCCGCCAATACCGCCAAGGCGTTCAATGATGCACTGCCGCTTACCGGGGTGGTGCTCACCAAGGCTGACGGTGACGCCCGCGGGGGTGCAGCCCTCTCAGTACGTCATATCACGGGCAAGCCCATCAAGTTTATCGGTATGGGTGAGAAAACCGATGCCCTGGAACCTTTCTATCCTGATCGTATCGCCTCCCGTATTCTGGGTATGGGTGATGTGCTCAGCCTGGTGGAAGAAGCTGAGCGCAAGCTGGACAAAGACAAGGCCGACAAACTGGCCAAGAAGCTGAAGAAAGGCAAGGGCTTCGACCTGGAAGACCTGCTGGAACAGTTCCAGCAAATGAAGAAACTGGGCGGCATGGCAGGCATGCTGGATAAGTTGCCTGGTATGGGCGGTATGGCCCAGATGGCCCAGCAGGGCGGTGTGGCGGATAAAGAGCTGACCAAAATGGAAGCCATTATTTATTCCATGACAGCCCATGAGCGGCGTTTCCCTGATGTAATCAATGGCTCCCGCAAGAAACGCATTGCGGCTGGCTCGGGCACCCAGATCCCGGATATTAACCGTGTGTTAAAACAGCACAAACAGATGCAGAAGATGATGAAAAAGCTGTCCGGCAAGGGTGGCATGAAGAATATGATGCGGGGTATGAAAGGCATGATGGGCGGCGGTGGCTTCCCTGGCGGCGGCATGCCTCCCTTCAAGATGTAA
- a CDS encoding cytochrome C assembly family protein produces the protein MAIAAGILACVCYGISTVLIIRSLKTDVPVDRRALLGCASIGLGLHGYFLSEALFQEHGVQLGVTTMASLFALVLAGTGTLMAGFRRIESLLAPAYPAAIIGMLVALLFNDEMIPNPHLSKGVIAHILLSISSYCVLALALSQAILLWIQNYQLKHRHLHDVLNLLPPLQTMESTLFDLISIGMVLLTLAIGTGFIFVDDFFAQHLLHKTVFALGAWTVLWLLLFGRNLWGWRGMVAVKWTLTGFVLLTLGYFGSKVMLEVILNRV, from the coding sequence ATGGCGATCGCTGCAGGCATTCTGGCCTGCGTCTGCTACGGCATTTCCACCGTACTGATCATAAGAAGTCTGAAAACCGATGTACCGGTGGATCGCCGTGCTTTGCTGGGCTGTGCGAGTATCGGTTTGGGTTTGCACGGCTATTTTCTGTCTGAGGCACTGTTTCAGGAGCACGGTGTACAGCTGGGCGTGACCACAATGGCCTCATTGTTTGCGCTGGTGCTCGCTGGCACTGGCACCTTGATGGCCGGTTTTCGCCGTATCGAATCTCTGCTTGCCCCGGCTTATCCCGCGGCAATCATCGGCATGCTGGTGGCGCTGCTCTTTAATGACGAAATGATTCCCAACCCACATTTGAGTAAAGGCGTTATCGCTCACATCCTGTTGTCCATCTCATCTTACTGCGTACTGGCTCTGGCATTGTCTCAGGCCATTCTGCTGTGGATTCAAAACTATCAGTTGAAGCATCGCCATCTCCACGATGTGCTGAATTTACTGCCGCCACTGCAAACCATGGAAAGTACGCTGTTCGATCTGATTTCTATCGGCATGGTATTACTGACCCTTGCCATTGGCACCGGCTTTATCTTTGTGGATGATTTCTTTGCCCAGCATTTGCTGCACAAAACGGTATTTGCTCTCGGCGCATGGACGGTGCTGTGGCTGCTGTTGTTCGGTCGCAACTTGTGGGGCTGGCGCGGCATGGTTGCAGTCAAATGGACCCTGACTGGATTCGTTTTACTCACCTTGGGCTATTTTGGCTCAAAAGTCATGCTTGAAGTCATTCTCAACCGTGTGTAG
- a CDS encoding HlyC/CorC family transporter, whose product MNDISISILFSILGILILMSAFFSSSETGMMSLNRYRLRHLVKNKDRAAIRVENLLSRPDRLIGVILIGNNFVNILASSIATIIAIRLWGDSGIAIATGVLTLVILVFAEVTPKTLAALKPEAIAFPSSLILRPLLVTLYPFVWLVNAISNGLLRMVGVNADEIGSDHLSREELRTLVNESGAILPTRHRGMLLSILDLEEVTVDDIMIPKHEVIGIDLDEDTDDIIKALQSTQHTRLPVFKADLNSPVGVLHLRKISRLLMDDDLNKAKIMQQAVEPYFVPEGTPLHMQLVNFQKVKRRMGFVVDEYGDVQGIVTLEDILEEIVGEFTTDYAASSQDIHPQEDGSFIIDGMATIRDINKALKWHLPTKGPKTLNGLITDHLQTIPEHNLCFKIGNYRFETIQIKDNLVKTARVVSVKPSKKKTISAAS is encoded by the coding sequence TTGAACGACATATCCATTTCTATCCTGTTCAGTATTCTCGGCATTTTGATCCTGATGTCTGCGTTCTTTTCCAGCTCAGAAACCGGGATGATGTCTCTCAACCGCTATCGACTGCGCCATCTGGTCAAGAACAAGGATCGGGCCGCCATTCGGGTGGAAAACCTGCTGAGCCGCCCTGATCGACTTATCGGCGTGATCCTGATCGGCAACAACTTTGTGAACATTCTGGCGTCCTCTATTGCCACCATCATTGCTATTCGCCTGTGGGGTGATAGCGGTATCGCCATTGCCACCGGCGTGCTGACCCTGGTGATTCTGGTGTTTGCCGAAGTAACCCCGAAAACTCTGGCGGCGCTGAAGCCTGAAGCCATCGCCTTCCCGTCCAGCCTGATTCTGCGCCCCCTGCTGGTAACGCTGTATCCTTTTGTATGGCTGGTAAACGCCATCAGCAACGGCCTGTTGCGCATGGTAGGCGTGAACGCCGATGAGATCGGCAGTGATCATTTGAGTCGGGAGGAGCTGCGCACCTTGGTGAATGAGTCCGGTGCCATTCTACCCACCCGGCATCGGGGTATGTTGCTAAGCATTCTGGATCTGGAAGAAGTCACGGTGGACGACATCATGATCCCCAAGCATGAGGTCATCGGAATCGACCTGGATGAGGACACCGATGACATTATCAAGGCGCTCCAGTCCACCCAGCATACCCGCCTACCGGTCTTTAAAGCGGACCTGAACTCGCCTGTTGGAGTATTGCATCTGCGTAAAATCAGCCGCCTGCTGATGGATGATGACCTGAACAAAGCTAAAATCATGCAGCAGGCCGTCGAGCCCTATTTTGTTCCAGAGGGCACGCCTCTGCACATGCAATTAGTGAATTTTCAAAAAGTGAAACGCCGCATGGGCTTTGTGGTGGATGAGTACGGCGATGTGCAGGGCATTGTCACCCTGGAAGACATTCTGGAAGAAATAGTGGGCGAATTTACCACCGATTATGCGGCCAGCAGCCAAGACATCCACCCCCAGGAAGACGGCTCATTTATCATTGATGGTATGGCTACCATTCGAGACATCAACAAGGCTTTGAAGTGGCATTTGCCCACGAAAGGCCCCAAGACCTTGAACGGCCTTATTACTGACCATTTGCAAACCATTCCAGAGCACAACCTGTGCTTTAAAATTGGCAACTATCGCTTTGAGACCATACAGATCAAGGACAACCTGGTTAAGACTGCACGGGTAGTCAGCGTCAAGCCGAGCAAAAAGAAAACTATTTCTGCAGCATCATAA
- a CDS encoding FHA domain-containing protein, whose protein sequence is MLKLQFKDQRLPAVWLVESITTLGSDPKNLIVIKEDGIEPHHAEIRKDGDALYLSDLGSFKGTFVNGTKVGKHFQLRSGDVIKLANVELLIVEPKAVAEKPKSVAPSVRSDWSIMALSGPLKGKSIMIHGSMVFGRSSSCDIAISDAHMSRRHAEINLKGGVLRIVDLQSSNGTCVNGQKVGEQVLKPGDKISFDHLTFLVAGPVGAAVAQDDEDDDDEATVFRAAPIPRAPQAPKPTVRPIPKASPAAEASVSAPQAKSKAPIIIGALVVLIAVVAGAAFMMLQK, encoded by the coding sequence ATGCTCAAGCTGCAATTCAAGGATCAGCGACTGCCGGCCGTTTGGTTGGTCGAATCAATCACCACACTGGGCTCTGATCCGAAAAACCTTATCGTCATTAAAGAAGACGGCATCGAGCCCCACCACGCCGAGATCCGCAAGGATGGTGATGCTCTATATCTATCTGACTTGGGCAGCTTCAAAGGCACCTTCGTTAATGGCACCAAGGTGGGTAAACATTTCCAGCTGAGATCAGGGGATGTCATCAAGTTGGCCAATGTAGAGCTGCTGATCGTTGAGCCTAAAGCGGTGGCAGAGAAGCCCAAGTCCGTGGCGCCCTCTGTACGCAGCGATTGGAGCATTATGGCGCTTTCGGGCCCGCTCAAGGGCAAGAGCATCATGATTCATGGCTCAATGGTATTCGGTCGCTCCAGCAGCTGTGATATTGCGATCAGTGACGCCCATATGTCGCGGCGTCATGCCGAGATCAATTTAAAAGGCGGTGTGCTGCGCATTGTTGACTTGCAGTCTTCCAACGGAACCTGCGTTAACGGCCAGAAGGTGGGTGAGCAGGTGCTGAAGCCCGGCGATAAAATCAGTTTCGACCATCTGACCTTTCTGGTGGCCGGGCCGGTTGGGGCGGCAGTAGCGCAGGACGATGAGGATGACGATGACGAGGCCACCGTATTCCGGGCGGCTCCTATTCCCCGAGCGCCTCAGGCGCCGAAGCCGACCGTAAGACCCATACCCAAAGCCAGCCCAGCGGCAGAGGCCAGCGTATCGGCGCCCCAAGCTAAAAGTAAGGCACCGATAATCATTGGCGCGTTGGTTGTGTTGATTGCCGTAGTGGCTGGTGCAGCCTTTATGATGCTGCAGAAATAG
- the rssA gene encoding patatin-like phospholipase RssA: MNSPLKIGVALGSGSARGWSHIGVLKQLMAMGIEPHVVAGTSIGALVGACYAADKLEELESWVVSLGWRDVVSLLDVKFSGGLIEGRKVFQFFEQHMPELTFEQLGKSFGAVATDLESGREIWLQHGRLAEAVRSSISLPGLFTPYRAKNGRYLVDGGLVNPVPVSLCRAMGADLVIAVNLNSEIVGKHLRNSRRLSDEFVEQAHESAPASEDQQEIRKAESDFFKKVSQLFGDNSNRESGESEISPGMMDVVATSLNIMQDRITRSRMAGDPADLVITPRLAQIGLMEFYRAEEAIAEGVKTVRLAEQQLQNLLGDEVQVPNE, from the coding sequence ATGAACAGCCCATTAAAAATTGGTGTCGCGCTGGGCAGTGGATCGGCTCGCGGTTGGTCACACATTGGCGTGCTTAAGCAACTGATGGCCATGGGCATCGAACCCCATGTCGTGGCAGGCACCAGCATCGGGGCATTGGTTGGAGCCTGTTACGCCGCTGACAAGTTAGAGGAGCTTGAAAGTTGGGTGGTCAGCCTCGGTTGGCGTGATGTGGTGAGCCTGCTGGATGTTAAATTCAGTGGTGGTCTCATCGAGGGGCGTAAGGTCTTCCAGTTTTTTGAGCAACACATGCCCGAACTCACCTTTGAGCAGCTTGGCAAATCTTTCGGGGCTGTGGCCACGGATCTGGAGTCCGGTCGAGAGATCTGGCTGCAGCATGGTCGTTTGGCGGAGGCCGTGCGATCTTCCATTTCACTGCCGGGCTTGTTTACGCCGTACCGGGCCAAGAATGGCCGCTACCTGGTGGATGGTGGGTTGGTTAACCCGGTGCCGGTATCATTGTGTCGTGCCATGGGTGCGGATCTGGTGATTGCTGTGAACCTCAACAGCGAAATTGTCGGTAAACATTTGCGCAATTCCCGCCGTTTGAGCGATGAGTTTGTCGAGCAGGCACACGAGTCGGCCCCCGCCAGCGAAGATCAACAGGAGATACGCAAAGCGGAATCGGATTTTTTCAAAAAGGTGTCTCAGCTTTTTGGTGACAACAGCAATCGTGAGTCTGGAGAGTCAGAGATCTCCCCAGGCATGATGGACGTGGTTGCCACGTCCCTTAACATCATGCAGGATCGTATAACCCGTAGCCGAATGGCGGGTGATCCGGCGGATCTGGTGATTACGCCGCGACTGGCACAGATCGGCTTGATGGAGTTTTACCGGGCCGAGGAAGCCATCGCAGAGGGGGTTAAAACAGTGCGTTTGGCCGAACAGCAGCTGCAAAACCTGTTAGGGGATGAGGTTCAGGTGCCAAATGAGTAG
- a CDS encoding MBL fold metallo-hydrolase, which produces MGLMRYLLTGLLLAVILSGCGMEPLPHRITELSATDFPSTSPASDELDVVFLGTGGVYLRSADNAILGDPFFSNPPISDWVLLRPLQVREDIIDRYLPPLEQLQGILVAHVHHDHAMDVPYIASKAPPHVGVYGSNTLRNSLFSQIAPQRLIALNEMAAGQPDDGREQSGQWVYLNQQLRLLPVFSGHAPHLMGKVFNSDQITQPLAQVPQTVLDWQSGQALSFVIDFMEDDTPIFRVFYQSSAAEAPHGVPPAWLLQDGKAVDLALLGIANHGRLQNFPLGVLEALQPKHVMILHWDRFWDEYTQSETLPAPGLKLAALADKLNSALPADVPVYLPGRGAHLRLKESP; this is translated from the coding sequence ATGGGCTTGATGCGGTATCTACTGACAGGGTTGCTGCTTGCAGTGATCTTGTCGGGGTGTGGTATGGAGCCGCTGCCGCATCGCATTACAGAACTGTCTGCAACCGATTTTCCGTCTACATCGCCTGCCTCCGATGAGCTGGATGTTGTCTTTCTTGGCACCGGAGGCGTGTACCTGCGCAGCGCAGACAATGCCATTCTCGGTGACCCTTTCTTCTCCAACCCGCCGATTTCGGATTGGGTGTTGCTGCGGCCGCTGCAGGTGCGTGAAGATATTATTGATCGCTATCTGCCCCCACTCGAGCAGTTACAGGGGATTCTGGTGGCCCATGTCCATCATGATCACGCCATGGATGTTCCTTACATAGCCAGCAAAGCCCCCCCTCATGTAGGTGTTTATGGCAGCAACACCCTGCGCAATTCGCTGTTTTCACAGATTGCGCCTCAACGCCTGATCGCGCTGAACGAGATGGCCGCAGGTCAGCCCGACGATGGCCGTGAGCAGTCCGGGCAATGGGTCTATTTGAATCAGCAGTTACGGTTGTTGCCTGTTTTTTCAGGGCATGCCCCTCACTTGATGGGGAAAGTGTTTAACAGTGATCAGATCACACAACCGCTTGCGCAGGTGCCGCAAACGGTTCTGGATTGGCAGTCCGGTCAGGCTCTGAGCTTCGTCATTGATTTTATGGAGGATGACACGCCGATCTTCCGTGTGTTTTATCAGAGTTCTGCTGCCGAAGCGCCGCATGGTGTGCCGCCTGCGTGGCTGCTGCAGGATGGCAAGGCGGTGGACTTGGCGCTGTTGGGTATAGCCAACCATGGGCGCTTACAGAATTTTCCGTTGGGTGTACTGGAAGCCCTGCAACCAAAGCATGTCATGATCCTGCACTGGGATCGGTTTTGGGATGAGTACACCCAGAGCGAAACATTGCCTGCTCCGGGCCTGAAACTTGCTGCTCTTGCCGACAAACTGAACAGCGCGCTGCCTGCTGATGTGCCGGTTTATCTGCCTGGGCGTGGCGCTCATTTACGTCTTAAGGAATCACCATGA
- the purT gene encoding formate-dependent phosphoribosylglycinamide formyltransferase: MTTSTTLGTPLSSSATRVLMCGCGELGKEVVIELQRLGCEVIAVDRYANAPAMQVAHRSHVISMLDGAALRAVIEQEQPHFIVPEIEAIATDTLLELEQEGFTVVPTARAASLTMNREGIRRLAAEELGLKTSPYRFAASKEQYLEAIDAIGLPCVVKPIMSSSGKGQSTLKSAADIEQAWDYAQAGGRAGAGKVIVEGFVDFDFEITLLTVRHEGGTTFCAPIGHRQEEGDYRESWQPQPMSEQALQKAQQVGVAITEALGGRGLFGVELFIKGDEVIFSEVSPRPHDTGMVTMISQDLSEFALHARAILGLPIPVIRQFGPAASAVILVKGASTTMRYGNLTEALREPDTQLRLFGKPEINGSRRLGVALALAEDVNTAVDKACAVAAKVDVSF, translated from the coding sequence ATGACAACCAGCACCACCCTAGGCACCCCCCTTTCCAGTAGCGCCACTCGTGTATTGATGTGCGGATGTGGTGAATTGGGCAAGGAGGTGGTGATTGAACTGCAGCGTCTGGGCTGTGAGGTCATCGCGGTCGATCGCTATGCCAATGCCCCGGCCATGCAGGTAGCCCATCGCAGCCACGTGATTTCCATGCTGGACGGAGCCGCATTGCGCGCTGTGATCGAGCAGGAGCAGCCCCATTTCATCGTGCCTGAAATCGAGGCCATTGCCACCGATACGTTACTGGAGCTGGAACAGGAAGGGTTTACCGTGGTGCCTACGGCCCGTGCCGCCAGTCTTACCATGAATCGGGAAGGTATTCGCCGTTTGGCTGCGGAAGAGCTGGGTCTGAAGACATCGCCTTATCGTTTTGCCGCCTCCAAAGAACAGTATCTCGAGGCCATAGACGCTATCGGTTTGCCTTGTGTGGTGAAGCCTATTATGAGCTCTTCCGGTAAAGGTCAAAGCACCCTTAAATCGGCGGCCGATATCGAGCAAGCCTGGGATTATGCGCAAGCAGGCGGCCGTGCCGGTGCAGGCAAGGTTATTGTCGAAGGGTTTGTTGATTTCGATTTTGAGATCACCTTGCTTACGGTACGTCATGAAGGCGGAACCACTTTCTGCGCGCCCATCGGCCATCGTCAGGAGGAAGGTGATTATCGCGAATCCTGGCAGCCTCAGCCGATGAGCGAGCAGGCATTACAGAAAGCCCAGCAAGTCGGAGTGGCTATCACAGAAGCCCTGGGCGGGCGTGGTCTGTTCGGTGTGGAGCTGTTTATAAAAGGTGACGAGGTAATCTTCAGCGAGGTGTCGCCGCGCCCCCACGATACTGGTATGGTCACCATGATCTCTCAGGATTTGTCTGAATTTGCCTTGCATGCCCGCGCTATTCTTGGTTTGCCGATTCCCGTTATTCGCCAGTTTGGCCCTGCTGCATCGGCGGTGATCCTGGTGAAAGGTGCATCCACCACTATGCGTTATGGCAATCTGACAGAGGCCCTGCGGGAGCCGGACACGCAACTGCGTTTATTTGGTAAACCCGAAATCAATGGCAGCCGCCGCCTTGGTGTGGCACTGGCGTTGGCAGAGGATGTTAACACCGCAGTGGACAAAGCTTGTGCGGTGGCTGCTAAAGTCGATGTAAGTTTTTAG
- a CDS encoding DUF1289 domain-containing protein, translating into MSDSSSNAKPEIVLSPCVGVCALDEDDVCIGCLRSGQEITQWGYVDNDGKRDILKNVEERLRNSN; encoded by the coding sequence ATGAGCGATTCCAGTAGTAACGCGAAACCCGAAATAGTACTTTCCCCTTGTGTCGGTGTCTGCGCGTTGGATGAAGATGACGTATGTATCGGTTGCCTGCGTTCCGGGCAGGAGATCACGCAATGGGGTTACGTAGACAACGACGGCAAGCGCGACATTCTTAAAAACGTTGAAGAGCGTCTGCGCAACAGCAATTGA
- a CDS encoding gamma carbonic anhydrase family protein: MIYRLGEKQVEIRGTDYFVAHNATVIGSVILENDASIWFNCVVRGDNDPITIGEGTNIQDGSVLHTDAGVPMNIGKYVTVGHKVMLHGCEIGDNSLIGINAVVLNNAKIGKNCIIGANALIPEGKVIPDNSMVLGSPGKVVKELTEKHQMIIKMSALHYVENFKRYQRDFQVDERFQ; this comes from the coding sequence ATGATTTATCGACTGGGTGAGAAGCAGGTTGAGATTCGTGGCACGGACTATTTTGTAGCCCACAACGCCACCGTTATTGGTTCGGTGATTCTGGAAAACGATGCCAGCATCTGGTTTAACTGTGTGGTGCGGGGCGACAACGATCCTATCACCATCGGCGAGGGCACCAACATTCAGGATGGTTCGGTGCTGCATACCGACGCAGGCGTGCCAATGAATATCGGCAAGTATGTAACGGTGGGCCACAAGGTGATGCTGCATGGGTGTGAGATCGGGGATAACAGCCTGATCGGTATCAATGCGGTGGTGCTGAATAATGCCAAGATCGGAAAAAACTGCATTATTGGAGCGAACGCGCTGATCCCGGAAGGTAAAGTGATTCCCGATAACAGTATGGTGTTGGGCTCTCCCGGTAAAGTGGTGAAAGAGCTTACGGAAAAACACCAGATGATCATCAAAATGAGTGCTTTGCACTATGTGGAAAACTTCAAACGATATCAGCGAGACTTTCAGGTAGATGAGCGATTCCAGTAG
- a CDS encoding CoA pyrophosphatase: MADWLDQIRSNAPQHHPGAAVLDAAEAAVLIAITDHSHEPEVVLTRRADHLSSHAGEVAFPGGKRDPEDTSIFQTALRESHEEILLPPDQVEMIGAMPVSVSKMGLKVLPVIGIIPHQLELVASEDEIDSIFRVPLRYFLDTPPPDFTEKEYKGVRYRIPCYHYEGYVIWGLTAYFITDCFNRIFDTGFELVMPRPLPESGTARANRGEHEHNKGKA, translated from the coding sequence ATGGCGGACTGGCTGGACCAGATTCGAAGTAATGCACCCCAACACCATCCCGGTGCGGCGGTATTGGACGCCGCTGAGGCGGCGGTGTTGATTGCAATAACCGACCACAGCCACGAGCCCGAAGTGGTGTTGACGCGCCGAGCCGATCATCTTTCCAGCCATGCCGGCGAGGTGGCGTTCCCTGGTGGCAAGCGCGATCCTGAGGACACCAGTATCTTCCAGACGGCATTGCGGGAAAGCCATGAGGAAATTCTGCTGCCACCTGATCAGGTTGAAATGATCGGCGCCATGCCGGTTTCTGTATCCAAAATGGGACTGAAAGTTTTGCCGGTAATCGGTATCATTCCCCACCAATTGGAGCTGGTGGCCAGTGAGGACGAGATCGACAGTATTTTCCGGGTACCGCTGCGCTATTTTCTGGATACACCGCCACCTGACTTTACCGAAAAAGAATATAAGGGCGTGCGTTACCGCATCCCCTGTTATCACTATGAAGGTTATGTGATCTGGGGGTTAACGGCCTATTTCATCACGGACTGTTTTAACCGGATCTTTGACACGGGCTTTGAGTTAGTGATGCCGCGGCCGTTGCCTGAGAGTGGCACAGCCAGGGCTAACCGTGGTGAACATGAACACAACAAGGGGAAAGCATGA
- a CDS encoding DUF3135 domain-containing protein produces the protein MSYDLPEFDKLREMAQRDPEQLERLRIQLCDQLIQEAPEQYRRKLRGLQFRVDMERRRAKSPMAACIAISGMMHDSFDRLRQALNDATGNASADYINTPSREVEAGKVVPFRRA, from the coding sequence ATGAGCTACGATTTACCGGAGTTCGACAAGCTTAGGGAAATGGCGCAGCGGGATCCAGAGCAACTGGAAAGACTGCGCATTCAACTGTGTGACCAACTGATTCAGGAAGCACCGGAACAGTATCGACGCAAATTGCGCGGCCTGCAGTTCCGTGTGGATATGGAGCGACGCCGGGCAAAAAGCCCAATGGCCGCCTGTATCGCAATCTCCGGGATGATGCACGATTCATTTGATCGCTTGCGCCAAGCCCTGAACGATGCCACTGGCAACGCCTCCGCGGATTACATCAATACGCCATCGAGAGAAGTTGAAGCAGGCAAGGTTGTTCCGTTCCGCCGCGCTTGA
- a CDS encoding NUDIX hydrolase yields MKFCSECGSQVSVKIPEGDNRERHVCTDCGVIHYINPRIIAGTLPVYEGKVLLCRRAIEPRKGYWTLPAGFMENGETTAQAAARETIEEAEAEVDLHGLYTVFNLPHISQVYMFFRGEVIEGKYGVGVESLETQLFEEQDIPWNELAFPTIYRTLKLYFEDRKTEQYPVRIEDLQPPYRKH; encoded by the coding sequence ATGAAGTTTTGCAGCGAGTGCGGATCCCAGGTTTCAGTAAAAATCCCCGAAGGTGACAACCGGGAACGCCACGTTTGCACCGACTGCGGCGTTATCCACTATATCAACCCCCGCATCATCGCCGGCACCCTGCCTGTTTATGAAGGCAAAGTACTGCTCTGCCGCCGCGCCATCGAGCCACGCAAAGGTTATTGGACGCTTCCCGCCGGGTTTATGGAAAATGGTGAGACCACCGCCCAAGCCGCTGCCCGTGAAACCATTGAGGAGGCAGAGGCCGAGGTGGATTTGCATGGGCTCTATACCGTGTTCAATCTGCCCCATATCAGCCAGGTATACATGTTCTTCAGAGGCGAGGTGATTGAAGGCAAATATGGCGTTGGGGTAGAAAGCCTTGAAACCCAACTCTTTGAAGAACAAGACATTCCTTGGAATGAGCTGGCTTTTCCCACTATATACCGCACCCTGAAGCTGTATTTCGAAGATCGCAAAACCGAGCAATACCCGGTGCGCATTGAAGATTTGCAACCACCCTATCGCAAGCACTGA